One Methanococcus aeolicus Nankai-3 DNA segment encodes these proteins:
- a CDS encoding S-layer protein, whose protein sequence is MKWKLFALSILMISLIGGCCAENVSVELTPSNVNAIVGDTISLDLVVKNIPNDTKCSGFDTTLSYDSNLLNLTDIKLSDISNNANLKRANLSTGFISLSWSSDEPSGNITIASLSFKALNEATSPTTISLTQTIVSDIEPKGYKITLNNSNIIITKPKADLIIDNIQIDNLKSYQTNTIPIKIKNIGEINASDNFTVKLYIDSQELSAKTINGLNVGETKTIEYNYIPLTNKNYTIVAVVDLNNEIDESNESNNQHTKTVEAIEQPISLNLIPSTNLTKTGETITVDIKLSDIINNRPAKGMDGILTYDSKILDCTNFTFLINASNDYTNITYDNGKVVFSIMDGTINTSTTIAKATFKALDVGNSEIKLEGVVVSDINGYKFNSVVINPKTVVVQGPNIKITDISMESLYYKTPATINISITNNGHQDITTNSTNSFDVELFADSTSLGTKTVDSLKVGETKIITINWTPANIKSYTFVATADSLNKVKEENESDNKYVVKGEVKKIPMFIEIEKTSENNGVINATVKVSGAPKLRPCAGYDITISLKNLNVLNINAIGISNWTVNNNTVFITGYNFTKYGNFELMNLTFNSTNTTYSAIIEKITLSDENGYGFKKINRINNIIDLEYLGKFIVLDNTTKDAIAESQVRIGGDFNLTNISFKNGDKLLIPSTTTNTVNMTENITKKMDEITEKAKTIKEAKDLENILSGIKPILNEGFNVSNITLNTTTKGNIVNTMVKFTATNTTGKGFTIMRIPIGDMNIDKITVNTGTENITLVKDDIANKVGWYSIPVNGVLEITLIKDPEVNIMLSAELPVAPVSTSRSGSSHHTITETYPDIAKDIKSEKIKEIVHNAKLIIGSEIDNNLSAKCLKNTTELINKSLEITEDTILVGGPVANPLAKKYLWTFKVKITNDNPGANKGVIQKQIINGHTVILLAGSDRYGTKAAVEYLKTLDDIPNEPIFVEWKDGKAVKIE, encoded by the coding sequence ATGAAGTGGAAATTATTTGCACTTTCGATTTTGATGATTTCTTTAATCGGAGGATGCTGTGCAGAAAATGTATCTGTGGAATTAACCCCCAGCAATGTAAATGCAATAGTTGGAGATACGATTAGTTTGGATTTAGTTGTAAAAAATATTCCAAATGATACAAAATGTAGTGGATTTGACACTACCTTATCTTATGATTCAAATTTACTGAATTTAACAGACATAAAATTAAGTGATATTTCAAATAATGCAAATCTTAAAAGGGCGAATTTATCAACGGGATTTATTAGCTTATCTTGGAGCTCCGACGAACCATCTGGAAATATTACAATAGCATCGTTATCATTTAAAGCACTAAATGAGGCAACCAGCCCAACAACAATATCATTAACTCAGACGATTGTATCGGACATAGAACCAAAGGGATATAAAATTACATTAAATAACTCAAACATAATTATAACAAAACCAAAAGCAGATTTAATAATTGACAATATACAAATAGATAATTTAAAATCATATCAAACCAATACAATACCAATAAAAATTAAAAATATTGGCGAAATAAATGCCTCAGATAATTTTACAGTTAAATTATATATTGATTCCCAAGAACTCAGTGCAAAAACTATCAATGGATTGAATGTGGGAGAAACAAAAACAATAGAATATAACTATATTCCATTAACAAATAAAAATTATACAATTGTTGCAGTGGTTGATTTAAACAATGAAATAGACGAATCAAATGAATCCAATAATCAACACACAAAAACAGTTGAAGCTATTGAACAGCCTATCTCATTAAACTTAATTCCTTCAACAAACCTAACAAAAACGGGGGAGACGATTACAGTAGATATAAAATTAAGCGATATAATCAACAACAGACCCGCAAAAGGAATGGACGGAATATTAACATATGATTCAAAAATATTGGATTGCACAAATTTTACATTTTTAATAAATGCATCAAATGATTATACAAATATTACATATGATAATGGAAAAGTTGTATTCTCAATAATGGACGGAACTATAAACACTTCAACAACCATAGCAAAGGCAACCTTTAAAGCGTTAGATGTTGGAAACTCAGAGATTAAATTGGAGGGGGTTGTTGTATCCGATATAAACGGATATAAATTTAACAGCGTAGTAATTAATCCAAAAACTGTTGTGGTTCAAGGACCAAATATAAAAATAACAGACATATCCATGGAATCATTATATTATAAAACTCCCGCTACAATAAATATATCCATAACAAACAATGGACATCAAGACATAACAACTAATTCAACTAATTCATTTGATGTGGAATTATTCGCAGATTCAACTTCACTGGGAACAAAAACAGTTGATTCATTAAAGGTTGGAGAAACAAAAATAATAACGATTAATTGGACGCCTGCCAACATAAAATCATATACCTTTGTAGCCACAGCAGATAGTTTAAATAAGGTTAAAGAGGAAAATGAAAGCGATAATAAATATGTGGTTAAGGGAGAAGTTAAAAAAATACCTATGTTTATTGAAATAGAAAAAACTTCTGAAAATAATGGGGTAATTAATGCCACTGTTAAAGTAAGCGGAGCTCCCAAACTTAGACCATGTGCAGGATATGACATAACAATATCACTTAAAAACTTAAATGTATTAAATATAAATGCCATTGGAATATCCAACTGGACAGTTAATAACAATACAGTATTTATTACAGGATATAATTTTACAAAATATGGAAATTTCGAACTTATGAATTTAACATTTAATTCAACAAATACCACATATTCGGCAATAATTGAAAAAATAACATTATCCGATGAAAACGGATATGGATTTAAGAAAATAAATAGAATAAATAATATAATTGACCTTGAATATCTTGGTAAATTTATTGTATTGGATAATACTACCAAAGACGCCATTGCTGAAAGTCAAGTTAGGATTGGTGGAGATTTCAATTTAACCAATATTTCATTTAAAAATGGCGATAAATTATTAATTCCATCAACTACAACTAATACAGTAAATATGACAGAAAATATAACTAAAAAAATGGATGAAATAACAGAAAAGGCAAAAACCATAAAAGAAGCCAAAGATTTAGAAAATATTTTGTCAGGCATAAAGCCAATATTAAATGAAGGATTTAATGTATCAAATATAACATTGAATACCACAACAAAAGGCAACATAGTAAATACAATGGTTAAATTTACAGCAACAAACACCACCGGCAAAGGATTTACAATAATGAGAATTCCAATCGGAGATATGAATATTGATAAAATAACGGTGAATACAGGAACCGAAAATATTACTTTGGTAAAAGATGATATTGCCAATAAAGTAGGGTGGTATAGTATTCCAGTTAATGGAGTATTGGAAATAACATTAATTAAAGACCCAGAAGTAAATATTATGTTATCTGCGGAGCTCCCAGTAGCACCAGTTAGCACATCAAGAAGTGGGAGCTCCCACCACACAATAACAGAAACTTATCCCGATATAGCAAAGGACATCAAATCAGAGAAAATAAAAGAAATAGTTCATAATGCAAAGTTAATAATCGGTTCAGAAATAGATAACAACTTATCAGCAAAATGTCTTAAAAATACAACAGAGTTAATAAACAAATCATTAGAAATAACCGAAGATACAATATTAGTCGGAGGTCCAGTAGCAAACCCATTAGCTAAAAAATACCTATGGACATTCAAAGTAAAAATAACCAACGACAACCCAGGAGCAAATAAAGGAGTAATCCAAAAACAAATAATAAACGGACATACAGTAATTTTATTAGCTGGTTCAGATAGATATGGAACAAAAGCAGCAGTAGAATACTTGAAAACACTTGACGATATTCCAAACGAACCAATATTTGTAGAATGGAAAGACGGCAAAGCTGTTAAAATAGAATAA
- the cobN gene encoding cobaltochelatase subunit CobN, whose product MIKIVFVSTVDSDDLVFEEAYNEIKKYGIEFKILDNKCTEQDFKEHSDFIKDANVVFTKLMGGKSAFKQFDKLKELLDKNNIPFLPLPTLNEVHPDLDEATTVSNEVKLKVIKYLGYEGVDNYKNLLLYLANIFGKKNIPYEEPKQMPWQGIYYKNEYFETLDDYINYLDNNGISINNKPIIGILFYRNWFIANNIDFVDDLIKMVEDKGAIPIAVFTSHLANELGAIGTEKTFEKFYYKNNKPIIHSLINTTLFALSMGVKAELLKDEPEFLKKLNVPILQAIISTGYIDEWKKSIAGINPIDLVIGMAMPEFDGEIIHFPIAGKKKIKDGIVGAPIIKYKSIDDRVEKIVDLSLKYANLKLKESKDKKIAIIFHNYPPRNDKIASAFGLDSPESVLNILKEMKNRGFEVNPELYENGTELIKHMLNYATNDKRFLTEELIKKAVGKIKKEDYEKWFNNLSEKVKNEMIRDWGNGMGDMMNFDDKLIIPGIINGNIFISVQAPRGFGENPSALYHSPDLSPPHYYMAYYKWIKNVFKADAVMHIGKHGNLEWLPGKCAGLSQDCYPDVNMELPNIYPFIVNNPGEGTQAKRRAYATIISHLIPPMTTSDLYADLSELEKDIDEYYEVEGKEKKEFLKKNILNKIKELKLDEDLMDGNTIDEEIDENNFGNLLNKIHDYLEELKNRQINEGLHIMGAQLVDDKLINMIFMIMRYQFNYLEIISNILGYNWEKLNENMGQNHKIIDKINETAINLLNEYKEYDFNEKHMMDLNVKINKDLKEILKTISTTYKNLMKVNEEIKHSVDALEGKYIPPKLAGAPTKDIACIPTGRNFYSCNPQEIPTKSAYEMGKILANDLIDKYLNEEGKYPEYLGVIVWGSPTMRTKGDDIGEILYLLGVKPIWNKMGRVIGTEVIPLNELKRPRIDLTLRISGLFRDTFPQVVDLIDEAIKTVANLDEPDEMNYIKKHYKIEVEEKLKNGIDEKIARETSLYRIFSDKPGTYGAGVGDLITEKNWESIEDLAKVFVEWGGYAYGKDVYGVDAKKEFVNRLSKVQLTVKNEDSQEWDIFEGDDFNSYHGGLVSAITHYSGKQPKSYIGDSSNPNKIKTKHLKEEGKEIFRTKIMNPKWIEGMKNHGYKGAGDFSKYIDHAFAWDCTSNIIDDWMYEKIAEKYVFDKEMEQFFKENNPYALMNIAERLLEAIEREKWNTDEETKEKLRKKYLDIEGMIEEDL is encoded by the coding sequence ATTATTAAAATAGTTTTTGTTTCAACAGTGGATAGTGATGATTTAGTTTTTGAAGAAGCATATAATGAAATTAAAAAATACGGTATAGAATTTAAAATATTGGATAATAAATGCACCGAACAGGATTTTAAAGAACATTCTGATTTTATTAAAGATGCAAATGTTGTATTTACAAAACTCATGGGCGGAAAAAGTGCATTTAAACAGTTTGATAAATTAAAGGAGCTCCTTGACAAAAACAATATTCCATTTTTACCACTACCTACTTTGAATGAAGTCCATCCTGATTTAGATGAGGCTACAACAGTTAGTAATGAAGTTAAATTAAAGGTAATAAAATATTTGGGGTATGAAGGAGTAGATAACTATAAAAATCTTTTGTTGTATTTAGCAAATATTTTTGGAAAAAAGAATATTCCTTATGAAGAACCAAAACAGATGCCATGGCAGGGGATTTATTATAAAAATGAGTATTTTGAAACGCTTGATGATTATATTAATTATTTGGATAATAACGGAATATCTATTAATAATAAACCGATTATTGGCATACTATTTTACAGAAACTGGTTTATAGCAAATAATATTGATTTCGTTGATGATTTAATAAAAATGGTTGAAGATAAAGGGGCAATTCCTATTGCTGTTTTTACATCACATTTGGCAAATGAACTAGGGGCAATTGGAACAGAAAAAACTTTTGAGAAATTCTATTATAAAAACAACAAACCAATTATCCACAGTTTGATTAATACAACATTATTTGCATTATCGATGGGTGTTAAAGCAGAGCTCCTAAAAGATGAGCCAGAATTTTTAAAAAAACTCAATGTTCCAATTTTACAGGCAATTATATCCACAGGATATATTGATGAATGGAAAAAATCAATAGCAGGGATAAATCCAATTGATTTGGTTATTGGAATGGCAATGCCTGAATTTGATGGTGAGATTATACACTTCCCAATCGCTGGAAAGAAAAAAATAAAAGATGGAATCGTAGGAGCTCCTATTATAAAATATAAATCAATAGACGATAGGGTAGAAAAGATTGTTGATTTGTCTTTAAAATACGCAAATTTGAAATTAAAAGAAAGTAAGGATAAAAAAATAGCAATAATATTCCACAATTATCCGCCGAGAAACGACAAAATAGCCAGTGCTTTTGGTCTTGATAGTCCAGAAAGTGTTTTAAATATTTTAAAGGAAATGAAAAACAGAGGATTTGAGGTAAATCCTGAGTTATATGAAAATGGAACAGAGCTTATAAAACACATGCTTAACTATGCCACAAATGATAAAAGGTTTTTAACAGAAGAACTTATAAAAAAAGCTGTTGGAAAAATTAAAAAAGAGGACTACGAGAAATGGTTTAATAATTTATCGGAAAAGGTTAAAAATGAAATGATTAGAGATTGGGGAAATGGCATGGGCGACATGATGAATTTTGACGATAAATTAATTATCCCGGGCATTATAAATGGAAATATATTTATTTCTGTTCAGGCACCGAGGGGATTTGGAGAAAATCCGTCGGCATTATACCATTCTCCCGATTTATCTCCGCCCCATTACTATATGGCATACTACAAATGGATTAAAAATGTTTTTAAGGCTGACGCAGTTATGCACATAGGAAAACATGGTAATTTAGAGTGGCTTCCGGGGAAATGTGCAGGGCTTTCGCAGGATTGTTATCCTGATGTAAATATGGAGCTCCCAAATATTTATCCATTCATTGTCAATAATCCTGGGGAAGGAACACAGGCAAAAAGAAGGGCTTATGCAACAATAATAAGTCATTTAATTCCACCTATGACAACATCTGATTTATATGCAGATTTATCCGAACTGGAAAAGGATATTGATGAATACTATGAAGTAGAAGGAAAGGAAAAGAAGGAATTTTTAAAGAAAAATATATTAAATAAAATTAAGGAGTTAAAACTTGATGAGGATTTGATGGATGGAAATACAATAGACGAAGAAATTGACGAAAATAATTTCGGGAATCTTTTAAATAAAATCCACGATTATTTAGAGGAGTTAAAAAATCGACAGATAAATGAAGGACTACATATAATGGGAGCCCAATTGGTCGATGATAAATTAATTAATATGATTTTTATGATTATGAGATATCAATTTAATTATTTAGAAATCATATCCAATATTTTAGGATATAATTGGGAAAAATTAAATGAAAATATGGGACAAAATCATAAAATAATTGATAAAATAAATGAAACTGCTATAAATCTACTTAATGAATACAAAGAATATGATTTTAATGAAAAACATATGATGGACTTAAATGTTAAAATAAATAAAGATTTAAAAGAAATATTAAAAACGATATCTACAACATATAAAAATTTAATGAAAGTTAATGAGGAAATAAAACATTCTGTTGATGCATTAGAGGGAAAATATATTCCACCGAAATTAGCAGGAGCTCCGACAAAGGACATAGCATGTATCCCAACAGGAAGGAATTTTTATTCATGTAATCCGCAGGAAATTCCAACTAAATCAGCTTATGAAATGGGAAAAATACTTGCAAATGATTTAATTGATAAATATTTAAATGAAGAAGGCAAATATCCAGAATATTTGGGAGTTATAGTTTGGGGCTCACCAACAATGAGGACAAAGGGCGACGATATCGGGGAAATTCTATATCTTTTAGGAGTTAAACCGATTTGGAACAAAATGGGAAGGGTTATTGGAACAGAAGTAATTCCATTAAATGAGCTAAAAAGACCAAGAATTGATTTGACTTTAAGAATTAGCGGTTTATTTAGGGACACATTCCCGCAAGTTGTGGATTTAATTGACGAAGCAATAAAAACCGTTGCCAACCTTGATGAACCAGATGAAATGAACTACATTAAAAAGCACTATAAAATAGAGGTAGAAGAAAAATTAAAAAACGGCATCGATGAAAAAATTGCAAGAGAAACAAGTTTATACAGAATATTCAGCGATAAACCGGGAACTTATGGTGCAGGTGTTGGAGATTTGATAACCGAAAAAAATTGGGAATCTATTGAGGATTTGGCAAAGGTATTTGTTGAGTGGGGAGGTTATGCGTATGGTAAAGATGTTTATGGTGTCGATGCTAAAAAAGAATTTGTCAATAGACTTTCAAAAGTGCAATTAACCGTAAAAAATGAAGATTCGCAAGAATGGGATATTTTTGAGGGTGATGACTTTAACAGTTATCACGGCGGACTTGTTTCGGCGATAACTCATTATTCTGGAAAACAACCTAAATCATATATTGGAGATAGCTCAAATCCAAATAAAATAAAAACAAAACATTTAAAAGAGGAGGGAAAAGAGATATTTAGAACCAAAATAATGAATCCAAAATGGATTGAAGGTATGAAAAATCACGGCTACAAAGGTGCGGGGGACTTTTCAAAATATATTGACCATGCGTTTGCATGGGATTGTACTTCAAATATAATTGATGATTGGATGTATGAAAAAATTGCTGAAAAATATGTATTCGATAAAGAGATGGAGCAATTTTTTAAAGAAAATAATCCTTATGCTTTAATGAATATTGCCGAAAGATTGTTGGAGGCAATAGAAAGGGAAAAATGGAATACCGATGAAGAAACTAAGGAAAAATTAAGAAAAAAATATTTAGATATTGAAGGCATGATTGAGGAAGATTTATAA
- a CDS encoding 4Fe-4S dicluster domain-containing protein, giving the protein MDNTERRCELLMNIRQFMILNIEIKKLMTELDVNEEIYNVYEEITKMVREPNKTIYKKFYNGGKEIYYAEYNKKRKDIAWFPTIDYKRCKNCKKCIDFCPKCVYELENNKTTVKRPFNCIINCNACSYICCENNAIIFPDKKYEKIGRL; this is encoded by the coding sequence ATGGACAATACCGAAAGACGGTGCGAATTGTTAATGAACATAAGACAATTTATGATTTTAAATATAGAAATAAAAAAACTTATGACAGAATTAGATGTTAATGAGGAAATATACAATGTCTATGAAGAAATAACGAAGATGGTTAGAGAACCAAATAAAACCATCTATAAAAAGTTTTACAATGGCGGAAAGGAAATTTATTATGCCGAATACAATAAAAAAAGAAAGGATATTGCATGGTTTCCAACAATTGATTATAAAAGATGTAAAAACTGCAAAAAATGTATTGATTTTTGCCCGAAATGTGTTTATGAATTGGAAAATAACAAAACCACTGTCAAACGCCCCTTTAACTGCATAATAAACTGCAATGCCTGTTCATATATTTGCTGTGAAAACAATGCAATAATATTTCCAGATAAAAAATATGAAAAAATAGGTAGATTATGA
- a CDS encoding sugar phosphate isomerase/epimerase family protein yields MKIGISSSVFLDSNANLKDTLDFLEKKVNFVELVCDGNINIMEQKNIDISYNYDLNYTIHCPLTDISLSSYREKVRKFSISYVKDIIKVANKVDAKLIVLHPGHNIFKYDYDKSLNSLIKSLNDLNMLQNEYGIKITIENMPSYDMFMFRSPIEEIISNLGDLGITFDVGHSFLNNNIEEFLDKNIVDKISHIHIHDNNSEYDEHLCIGDGKIDFKKYQNKLSGINCITMIELQNKNIEHIDKCISNLKKLYDL; encoded by the coding sequence ATGAAAATAGGTATATCAAGTAGTGTTTTTTTAGATTCTAATGCAAATCTAAAAGATACGCTGGATTTTCTAGAAAAAAAAGTTAATTTTGTTGAATTGGTCTGTGATGGCAATATAAATATTATGGAACAAAAAAATATAGATATTTCTTATAATTACGATTTAAATTATACAATACACTGCCCATTAACAGATATAAGCTTATCCTCATACAGGGAAAAAGTTAGAAAGTTCTCTATATCTTATGTTAAGGATATTATAAAAGTGGCTAACAAAGTTGATGCCAAATTAATAGTTCTTCATCCTGGGCATAATATTTTTAAATATGATTATGATAAATCATTAAACTCATTGATAAAATCGTTAAATGATTTAAATATGCTTCAAAATGAATATGGGATAAAGATAACCATAGAAAATATGCCTTCATATGATATGTTTATGTTTAGAAGTCCAATTGAGGAAATTATATCTAATTTAGGAGATTTGGGAATTACCTTTGATGTGGGTCATTCTTTTTTAAATAACAATATTGAGGAATTTTTAGACAAAAATATTGTTGATAAAATATCCCACATACATATTCATGATAACAACAGCGAATACGATGAACATCTATGTATTGGGGATGGAAAAATTGATTTTAAGAAATATCAAAATAAACTCAGTGGTATTAACTGCATAACCATGATAGAATTGCAAAATAAAAATATTGAACATATTGATAAATGCATATCTAATTTAAAAAAATTATATGATTTATAA
- a CDS encoding adenosylcobinamide amidohydrolase, whose amino-acid sequence MNEEILKIDDLNVYKIPHTVEIGEESEPTKTIVVKFAKKRKVLSTMEGFKVVEFVGNNSIPVPFWDKVHNYKEYKNQIFKKIDIDKERIALLSTGADMDNVAIAKEEFDEYYTIALTTAGAKYNAIRLGDEEADYIEKDLKTYKIMNDGSLLMLEKTGTVNIILITNANLTDGAMAKAIITITEAKTTVFQELDIRSTKKPHLQATGTGTDSIIVVGGYGKEVGYTGGHSKIGEMIAKCVKKSVKEALIKQDKLQ is encoded by the coding sequence ATGAATGAAGAAATTTTAAAAATTGATGATTTAAATGTATATAAAATCCCCCATACTGTGGAAATAGGAGAAGAATCAGAACCTACAAAAACTATTGTTGTGAAATTTGCAAAAAAGCGAAAAGTTTTATCTACCATGGAAGGATTTAAAGTTGTCGAATTTGTTGGAAATAATTCTATTCCAGTTCCTTTTTGGGATAAAGTCCATAACTATAAAGAATATAAAAACCAAATTTTTAAAAAGATAGATATTGATAAAGAACGAATCGCACTATTATCCACAGGTGCAGATATGGACAATGTTGCAATAGCTAAGGAAGAATTTGATGAATATTATACAATTGCACTAACAACAGCAGGGGCAAAATATAATGCCATAAGATTGGGTGATGAAGAGGCTGATTATATTGAAAAAGACCTTAAAACATATAAAATCATGAATGATGGCTCATTGTTAATGCTGGAAAAAACAGGAACAGTTAATATAATATTAATAACTAATGCAAATTTGACTGATGGAGCTATGGCAAAAGCAATTATTACAATAACAGAGGCAAAAACTACCGTGTTTCAAGAGTTGGATATAAGAAGCACTAAAAAGCCACATTTACAAGCCACGGGAACGGGAACCGATAGTATTATTGTTGTTGGAGGGTATGGAAAAGAGGTGGGCTATACAGGAGGACACTCCAAAATAGGGGAAATGATTGCAAAATGTGTTAAAAAATCCGTAAAAGAAGCACTAATAAAACAGGATAAATTACAGTAA
- the rpl18a gene encoding 50S ribosomal protein L18Ae, producing MPKIYRIKGKIVGKDEPMVFTKEYKAMKEEDAIEKIYSEIGSKHNVKRASIKIIEVSEISADEVQDPILQAVL from the coding sequence ATGCCAAAAATATACAGAATAAAAGGAAAAATTGTTGGAAAAGATGAACCAATGGTATTTACAAAAGAATACAAAGCTATGAAAGAAGAAGATGCAATTGAAAAAATATATTCAGAAATTGGAAGCAAACACAATGTTAAAAGGGCATCAATAAAAATCATTGAAGTTAGCGAAATTTCGGCTGACGAAGTTCAAGACCCAATTTTACAGGCTGTGCTTTAA
- a CDS encoding translation initiation factor IF-6, translated as MIIKEYISGISTIGVLSLSTEKFGLAPYFAEENTINKFKKVLDVPVKALNIGNSSLIGALCCANSYGIILPPFTLNREKTILSDFLKENDIDIIVKEINAKNTAFGNLILLNDKGCIISEELADFRKTFEDIFDVEVVAKNIAELPTVGSNGVATNKGALVHPDTTDEELELIKDVLKLKCIERGTASKGTPSVGACIVANSNGAVIGGDTTGPEMLKIEEGLDLID; from the coding sequence ATGATTATAAAAGAATACATCTCTGGAATATCCACAATAGGTGTTCTATCCCTTTCCACTGAAAAATTTGGATTAGCCCCATATTTTGCTGAGGAAAACACAATAAATAAATTTAAGAAAGTTCTTGATGTTCCAGTAAAGGCATTAAATATTGGAAATAGTTCTTTAATTGGTGCATTATGTTGTGCTAATTCTTATGGTATAATATTGCCCCCATTTACATTAAATAGGGAAAAAACCATATTATCAGATTTTTTAAAAGAAAATGATATTGACATAATTGTTAAAGAAATAAATGCTAAAAATACAGCATTTGGAAATTTAATCCTACTTAATGATAAAGGTTGTATCATTTCCGAAGAATTAGCCGATTTCAGAAAAACATTTGAAGATATTTTTGATGTGGAAGTTGTAGCGAAAAATATTGCGGAGCTCCCCACAGTTGGTTCAAATGGTGTGGCAACTAATAAAGGAGCTTTGGTGCATCCTGACACAACAGATGAAGAGCTGGAATTAATAAAAGATGTTCTAAAACTCAAATGTATTGAAAGAGGCACTGCAAGTAAAGGAACTCCTTCGGTTGGTGCATGTATTGTAGCAAATTCAAATGGTGCAGTGATTGGCGGAGATACCACAGGACCAGAGATGTTAAAAATAGAAGAAGGATTGGATTTAATAGATTAA
- a CDS encoding 50S ribosomal protein L31e, which produces MEDERIYTIPLRDVTNNSPSTKRAPRAMRKIRDFLKRHTKSDNIKIDNSINEKVWERSLNKIPARIRVKVVKEDDMVIATLIK; this is translated from the coding sequence ATGGAAGACGAAAGAATATATACAATACCATTAAGAGATGTGACAAACAACTCACCATCAACAAAGAGAGCTCCAAGAGCTATGAGAAAAATTAGAGACTTCTTAAAAAGACATACAAAATCAGACAATATAAAAATAGACAACTCAATCAATGAAAAAGTATGGGAAAGAAGTTTAAACAAAATCCCTGCAAGAATCAGAGTTAAAGTTGTAAAAGAAGATGATATGGTAATAGCTACATTAATTAAATAA
- the argB gene encoding acetylglutamate kinase, protein MDNALKAEVLIESLPYICKFQDQKIVIKYGGHAMVDEEAKSWIAKDVVLLRFVGLNPVIIHGGGPEINKAMEKMGKEPEFIHGLRVTDEETLDIVKMVLIGKINGDIVSKLGKYGGKAVGLSGKSGHLISARKKIQYIIKEDEKIEVDLGRVGEVDSINTELIDILLEKKYIPVISPIGIDSQANTYNLNADIAAGDIAGAINAKKLIMITDVDGVMDDINDPSTIYKKLTISQVGEMIDKGIISGGMIPKIEACVNALRKGVDSVHIINGKIPHSVLLEVFTEEGIGTMITRD, encoded by the coding sequence ATGGATAACGCATTAAAAGCAGAAGTATTAATTGAATCCCTTCCATATATCTGCAAATTTCAAGACCAGAAAATAGTAATTAAATATGGCGGACATGCCATGGTAGATGAAGAGGCTAAAAGCTGGATAGCAAAAGATGTAGTTCTTTTAAGATTTGTAGGTTTAAATCCTGTTATAATTCACGGAGGCGGTCCTGAAATAAATAAAGCAATGGAAAAGATGGGAAAAGAACCTGAATTCATACACGGTTTAAGAGTAACAGATGAAGAAACTCTTGATATTGTTAAAATGGTATTAATTGGTAAAATTAATGGAGACATTGTTTCAAAGCTTGGAAAATATGGTGGAAAAGCTGTTGGACTTTCTGGAAAATCTGGACACCTAATATCTGCACGAAAAAAAATACAATATATAATAAAAGAAGATGAAAAAATAGAGGTAGATTTAGGGAGAGTTGGGGAAGTAGATAGTATAAACACAGAATTAATTGACATACTACTTGAAAAAAAGTATATTCCAGTAATTTCACCAATTGGCATTGACTCTCAGGCTAATACCTACAATTTAAATGCAGATATTGCGGCCGGAGATATTGCGGGGGCAATTAATGCAAAAAAATTAATAATGATAACGGATGTAGATGGCGTAATGGACGATATAAATGACCCTTCAACAATTTATAAAAAATTGACAATATCCCAAGTTGGGGAAATGATTGATAAGGGCATTATAAGTGGGGGAATGATTCCAAAAATTGAGGCTTGTGTGAATGCACTTAGAAAAGGGGTGGATAGTGTGCATATTATCAATGGAAAAATACCGCATTCTGTTCTATTAGAGGTTTTTACAGAGGAAGGAATTGGAACAATGATTACAAGAGACTAA